A single window of Pontibacillus chungwhensis DNA harbors:
- a CDS encoding YlbF family regulator: MANIYDHAYELETALRNSEEFTQLQEAYNAVMSDEAAKQMFDNFRNTQIELQQKQMQGQEISEEEVEQARKVVETVQQHPQISKLMEQEQRLNQVINDVSRIITKPLEDLYGAGEGEQQ, from the coding sequence ATGGCTAATATCTATGATCACGCTTATGAGCTAGAAACAGCTCTACGCAACAGTGAAGAATTCACACAATTACAAGAAGCATACAACGCAGTAATGTCTGACGAAGCAGCGAAGCAAATGTTCGATAACTTCCGTAACACTCAGATTGAACTTCAGCAGAAACAAATGCAAGGTCAAGAAATCTCTGAGGAAGAAGTTGAACAAGCTCGTAAAGTAGTTGAGACAGTTCAACAGCACCCTCAAATTTCTAAACTTATGGAACAAGAACAACGCTTAAACCAAGTGATTAACGATGTTAGTCGCATCATCACGAAGCCTCTTGAAGACCTTTACGGTGCTGGAGAAGGCGAACAACAATAA
- a CDS encoding enoyl-CoA hydratase, with amino-acid sequence MSYYTIDRSNGITHLQLNRPDKMNALNQDSLRELKHHLQTIEDNQDLIVILSGAGKGFCAGGDLAMMQGTRDKQAYEEVMDDIEEIMMRLFLMKKLVISAVHGPAVGLGLSLALACDYVVAHKEASLSMNFIGVGLLPDGGGHFWLQERLGTQRAKLFAWDGKALSGEEALTEGLVDEVCETEVEERAENLAAYWSRRPLQAMIRSKRVYHGQSVQRLKHLMDQERLHQFELRHTEDHKEAVAAFMEKRSPVFKGE; translated from the coding sequence ATGAGTTATTATACGATAGACCGATCGAATGGCATTACGCATCTGCAATTGAATCGACCAGATAAAATGAATGCGTTAAATCAGGACAGTCTTAGGGAACTAAAGCATCACTTGCAAACCATTGAAGACAATCAGGACCTGATTGTGATCCTTTCTGGAGCGGGGAAGGGGTTTTGTGCTGGTGGAGATTTAGCGATGATGCAGGGAACGCGGGATAAACAGGCTTATGAAGAAGTGATGGATGATATCGAAGAAATTATGATGCGCTTATTCCTTATGAAGAAATTAGTGATCTCTGCTGTTCATGGCCCTGCTGTAGGTTTAGGGCTTAGCCTTGCGCTAGCTTGTGATTATGTAGTGGCTCATAAAGAAGCAAGCCTATCTATGAATTTTATTGGGGTAGGCCTGTTGCCTGATGGGGGCGGTCATTTTTGGCTTCAGGAACGACTAGGCACTCAGCGGGCTAAGTTGTTTGCCTGGGACGGGAAAGCTTTGTCCGGAGAAGAAGCTCTTACAGAAGGTCTTGTCGATGAAGTGTGCGAAACGGAAGTAGAAGAACGTGCAGAGAACCTGGCCGCTTACTGGAGCCGCAGGCCTTTACAAGCTATGATTCGTTCGAAGCGCGTGTATCACGGGCAGTCTGTCCAACGATTGAAGCATTTAATGGACCAGGAGCGCCTTCATCAATTTGAACTTCGTCACACAGAAGACCATAAAGAAGCGGTAGCCGCTTTTATGGAAAAGCGTTCACCTGTGTTTAAAGGAGAATAA
- a CDS encoding YhzD family protein, which translates to MEAYILTVFAPDGTQLLEESFEAQDDQDAKKIGQNLLADNGYDEHTHRCVSPDGRMVLFHR; encoded by the coding sequence ATGGAAGCTTATATTTTAACAGTCTTTGCTCCAGACGGAACTCAATTATTAGAAGAGTCCTTTGAAGCTCAAGACGACCAAGATGCTAAGAAAATTGGCCAGAATCTACTCGCAGATAACGGGTACGACGAACACACTCACCGCTGCGTGTCCCCTGATGGCCGTATGGTGTTATTCCATCGCTAA
- a CDS encoding ABC transporter ATP-binding protein — protein MTLTLNEVTKRFGSHTAVDHLSLTIPESQIFGFLGANGAGKTTTFRMILGLLDASQGSIEWNGEAIDYSKSHLIGYLPEERGLYPKLTVKDQLIYLGKLRGMTKQEVIRELDEWLERFHVPEYKNKKIEELSKGNQQKIQFISAVIHKPKLLILDEPFSGLDPVNVEQLKQAVVNLKESGTSIVFSSHRMEHVEELCEHLCILHKGKPVVHGGLKEIKRSFGKKNVVVHADFDVSYLRDLSGVVSYRAVGEGCELQVEDEEAAGRVFRALQDRGFVRTFDLEEPSLNDIFIEKVGDSYE, from the coding sequence ATGACGTTAACATTAAATGAAGTAACAAAGCGCTTTGGGTCTCACACAGCGGTCGATCATTTGTCATTAACCATACCGGAAAGTCAGATCTTTGGTTTTTTAGGTGCAAATGGAGCGGGCAAAACGACAACATTCCGAATGATCCTGGGTTTATTAGATGCAAGCCAAGGGTCAATCGAATGGAACGGGGAAGCGATTGACTATAGCAAAAGCCACCTCATAGGGTATTTACCCGAAGAACGAGGGTTATATCCAAAATTAACCGTTAAAGATCAACTCATTTACTTAGGGAAATTAAGAGGTATGACCAAGCAGGAAGTCATACGAGAGTTAGATGAGTGGTTGGAACGTTTTCATGTGCCAGAATACAAGAACAAAAAGATAGAGGAATTATCAAAAGGAAATCAGCAAAAGATTCAATTTATCTCAGCCGTTATTCATAAGCCAAAACTGCTCATATTGGATGAACCATTTTCTGGGCTTGACCCGGTTAATGTGGAACAGTTGAAACAAGCGGTAGTGAACTTGAAAGAAAGCGGGACCTCGATTGTATTTTCCTCGCACCGTATGGAGCATGTGGAAGAACTTTGTGAGCACTTATGTATTCTACATAAGGGGAAGCCCGTTGTTCACGGTGGATTAAAAGAGATAAAACGGTCATTTGGAAAGAAGAACGTTGTGGTACATGCGGACTTTGATGTATCGTACCTTCGAGACCTATCAGGCGTAGTGTCCTACAGAGCTGTAGGAGAGGGATGTGAACTTCAAGTTGAAGATGAAGAAGCTGCCGGACGAGTGTTTCGTGCCCTTCAAGATCGAGGGTTTGTCCGCACCTTTGACCTTGAAGAACCATCGTTAAACGATATCTTTATAGAGAAAGTGGGGGATTCGTATGAATAA
- a CDS encoding ABC transporter permease, with product MNKFWIVLGHTYLSRLKSKTFLITTGIILLLIFALTNFQNVMDSFDDGESKAPKIAVVDEEGSFFKDLEEQVNAQQAELELESFQGEAEEAKQAVQDGEYQGVLMLQTSEGIPTGTYYTEQIAESSISGRLQQALQQVKVSVATEQAGIDQQTVNGIFAPVSFEKVALDKKAKTQEELSEARGLVYVMLFLLYIGVIMYGNMIAQEVAQEKSSRVMEILISSVSPVTQMFGKIIGIALLGITQFGLILLVGVQSVSRNMDQLEGGIFTYFGLGDANATTLVYAVIFFLLGYLLYATLAAMLGSLVSRTEDAQQVVTPMILLIVAAFMIAMYGLNAPETTLVTVTSFIPFFAPMLMFLRVGMLDVPLWEVGVSIGLLIGTILLLAVIGGRIYRGGVLMYGKGNVVKSFKRAFQLSKKES from the coding sequence ATGAATAAGTTTTGGATCGTTCTCGGTCATACGTATCTTAGCCGGCTGAAATCGAAGACGTTTCTCATTACGACAGGTATTATCCTATTATTAATTTTCGCTTTAACGAACTTCCAAAATGTAATGGATTCGTTTGATGATGGTGAAAGTAAAGCGCCAAAGATTGCCGTGGTGGATGAGGAAGGGTCTTTCTTTAAAGATTTAGAAGAACAAGTCAATGCCCAGCAAGCTGAACTCGAACTTGAATCCTTCCAGGGAGAAGCGGAAGAAGCGAAGCAAGCGGTTCAGGATGGAGAGTATCAAGGGGTGTTAATGCTTCAAACTAGTGAAGGGATCCCGACAGGTACGTACTATACCGAGCAAATCGCTGAGAGCTCCATTAGTGGGCGTCTTCAACAAGCTCTTCAGCAAGTGAAGGTGTCTGTTGCGACTGAACAAGCGGGGATCGACCAACAAACCGTGAATGGAATTTTTGCCCCTGTTTCCTTTGAGAAGGTCGCCCTCGATAAGAAAGCTAAGACACAAGAAGAGCTAAGCGAGGCGCGAGGTTTGGTATATGTCATGCTGTTCCTTCTTTATATTGGAGTCATTATGTATGGAAATATGATTGCGCAAGAAGTGGCTCAGGAAAAGTCATCTCGAGTGATGGAGATTTTAATTTCGAGTGTCTCCCCTGTGACGCAAATGTTTGGAAAAATTATAGGGATTGCGCTGTTAGGAATTACCCAATTCGGTTTGATTCTACTCGTAGGGGTTCAGTCGGTCTCTAGGAATATGGATCAACTAGAAGGTGGCATTTTTACCTATTTCGGATTAGGTGATGCGAATGCGACCACACTCGTTTATGCTGTAATCTTTTTCTTATTAGGATACTTGTTATATGCGACGCTTGCGGCGATGCTTGGGTCTCTTGTCAGTCGTACAGAGGATGCGCAACAAGTCGTTACTCCAATGATCTTACTGATCGTAGCGGCATTTATGATCGCTATGTATGGTTTGAACGCTCCTGAGACCACACTTGTTACAGTAACTTCATTTATTCCGTTCTTTGCGCCGATGTTAATGTTTCTGCGGGTAGGGATGCTTGACGTGCCTCTTTGGGAAGTAGGGGTCTCGATTGGACTGCTTATTGGGACCATTCTTCTTCTTGCTGTTATTGGAGGAAGAATTTATCGAGGCGGCGTGTTGATGTATGGAAAAGGGAATGTAGTAAAAAGTTTCAAACGTGCCTTTCAATTATCTAAAAAAGAATCATAA
- a CDS encoding YuzL family protein has product MAKRKKNPSERGKSAASVKGSPNSGPVERFRDEPDHQTTNMQYKKENTAGE; this is encoded by the coding sequence ATGGCAAAGAGAAAGAAGAATCCTTCAGAACGTGGAAAAAGTGCTGCAAGTGTTAAAGGCTCTCCAAACAGCGGACCTGTCGAGCGTTTCCGTGATGAGCCTGATCATCAAACAACGAATATGCAATATAAAAAAGAAAACACAGCCGGGGAATAA
- a CDS encoding metallophosphoesterase family protein has protein sequence MKPTLRFIHCADLHLDSPFKGIGSGLAGRLYQEVVESTFQAFERVISHAVENKVDFVLMVGDLFDQDGRSLKAQIRLKNGFQTLHKAGINVFVSHGNHDHTGGSFYPVEYPENVTIFKEESVSVVPFYKNGEHVANIEGFSYPERAVYEEKVGEYKRSEEDVFHIGMLHGSIATNTDHDVYAPFRLGQLNEVGLDYWALGHIHKRQILQDDPPVVYPGNIQGRHQNESGEKGCYLIELGEGDTTLTFLATSAIRFMDVSFDSVHSSIELYEQVEHWKEKNRNTLAPVLVKVVVEGSNMEGAREREALRDLIDIWNEAEEEESSWIWIQSLVTETKPTWDREELKEGSHFIADLIRHIDSKKQEVDQIVSELTSHKQGRKYIGSFTEEEKKEIVRDAETYLLTSLLEKERTE, from the coding sequence ATGAAGCCGACGCTTCGTTTCATACATTGTGCAGACCTCCATTTGGACAGTCCCTTTAAAGGGATCGGATCAGGGCTTGCGGGCCGTTTATATCAAGAGGTGGTAGAAAGTACATTTCAGGCATTTGAACGGGTCATTTCTCACGCTGTTGAGAACAAAGTGGATTTTGTTTTAATGGTGGGAGATTTATTTGATCAAGATGGACGAAGTTTGAAAGCCCAGATTCGTTTAAAGAATGGATTTCAAACCTTACATAAAGCAGGAATCAACGTGTTTGTTTCCCATGGAAATCATGATCATACAGGGGGAAGCTTCTATCCTGTTGAATACCCGGAGAATGTGACTATTTTTAAAGAGGAATCTGTCTCGGTCGTTCCTTTTTATAAAAATGGAGAACACGTGGCGAACATTGAAGGATTTAGTTACCCCGAAAGAGCGGTTTATGAAGAGAAGGTAGGGGAGTACAAGCGGTCGGAAGAAGATGTGTTCCATATCGGAATGTTACACGGGAGTATTGCGACAAATACCGACCATGATGTCTATGCTCCTTTTAGGCTGGGACAATTAAATGAGGTGGGTCTTGATTATTGGGCTCTTGGCCATATTCATAAGCGACAGATCTTGCAGGATGACCCGCCTGTGGTTTACCCAGGAAACATACAAGGCCGGCATCAGAATGAGAGTGGGGAGAAGGGCTGCTACCTTATTGAATTAGGAGAGGGGGATACAACCCTCACGTTTTTGGCTACGAGTGCCATACGGTTTATGGATGTGTCGTTTGATTCTGTCCATTCTAGCATTGAGCTTTATGAACAAGTAGAGCACTGGAAAGAAAAGAATAGAAATACATTAGCACCTGTATTGGTGAAAGTGGTTGTAGAAGGGTCCAACATGGAAGGGGCGCGGGAAAGAGAGGCGCTCCGTGATCTTATTGATATCTGGAACGAGGCAGAGGAAGAGGAGTCCAGTTGGATTTGGATTCAAAGTCTTGTGACGGAAACGAAGCCGACGTGGGATCGTGAAGAATTGAAAGAAGGGTCTCATTTTATTGCTGATTTAATTCGTCACATTGATTCGAAAAAACAAGAAGTGGATCAGATCGTGAGCGAATTAACTTCGCATAAACAAGGTCGCAAGTATATAGGATCGTTTACAGAAGAGGAGAAGAAAGAGATCGTCCGAGACGCAGAGACGTATTTGCTCACATCCTTATTAGAGAAGGAGCGGACAGAATGA